CCCAGAACAAAACCTGCCAGTTAAGTTATATCGGGTGGTGGTGGCGCGGGAATATATCGATCGGGTGCAAGCCCTTGAGCCTGGTGCCTTTATTCGTCCCGCCGATGGCAAGGTGCAGGTAGCTGCCCTAGAAAACAGAGCAGACGCGGAAAATCTGCTACGCAGGTTAGAGGAACAAAATATTCCTGCCCAAATTGAAGAATAGGTATGTCCTGGTGGTGGGAACAGATCATTAGCAGTATGGTGGGGGGAGCACTAGCCGCTTTCACTTGGCTGATGCTGGTCAGTTTGGGCAAGGAGATAGCAGTCAAGGGCTGGGGTTGGGGTCTGGGTATAGGCATTGTCGGAGGCAGTAACGCCCTGCTGTGGCTATTTTTGGGTATTGTCCAACCAAATCTCTGGCTGTGGGTGCTCCTCTTTCTTCTACTCAATAGTATGGATGGTTACTGGTTGACCAATTTACCCCTAGTTACCATCCCCCCCCTCTGGGCAATTTACCTGCACCCCCTGGCTATTACCCTTATGCTGACGCTCCTGGGGGGAGCAACAGCGAAATTCACTTAACCGATCGTTAATATTTTTGCTAGGCTGTCTAAAAGTTTGGATAACAGCAGTGGACATCGTAATTGGTAGGGGAAGATACGCACGCCGCGCCTACGGCATTGATGAAATTGCTCTCGTACCAGGTAATCGCACGATCGACCCCCGTCTAGTCAACACTACTTGGGAGTTGGGGGGCATTTTGCGGGAAATTCCCATCATTGCTAGTGCCATGGACAGCGTGGTGGATGTCAATGTAGCAGTCAAGCTGACGGAATTAGGTGCCCTAGGCGTAATCAACCTTGATGGTTTGCAGACCCGCTATGCTGACCCCAACCCTATTTTGGACAAAGTGACCCAGGTCGGGAAAGAGGAATTTGTCCCCCTGATGCAGTCCCTTTACAGCGAACCAGTAAAACCAGAGTTAATCACAGAGCGTATCAAGGAGATCAAAGCCAAGGGGGGGATTGCCTGTGTCAGTACCGTACCTGCTAACGCCGCTAAATACGCTCCGATCGCCATAGAGGCTGGTTGTGACCTATTCTTTGTGCAATCGACCGTTGTTTCCACGAACCACCTGGTTCCTGCCCAGTCCCCTCTGCTCGACCTAGCCCGCTTCTGTGGGGAAATGCCCGTGCCTGTAATTTTGGGCAACTGTGTCACCTATGAGGTCACATTAGAGTTAATGAAGGCAGGAGCAGCAGCGGTTTTAGTGGGGATTGGTCCAGGGGCAGCTTGTACCTCTAGGGGAGTATTGGGTGTAGGCGTACCCCAAGCTACAGCGATTGCTGATTGTGCGGCTGCCCGCAATGATTTCTACCGCGCTACAGGTAAATATGTCCCGATCGTTGCCGACGGCGGCTTGATTACAGGGGGAGACATTTGCAAAGCGATTGCCTGTGGGGCAGATGCCGTGATGATCGGTTCACCCTTGGCGCGGGCACAGGAAGCACCAGGCAGAGGATTCCACTGGGGCATGGCAACGCCTAGTCCCGTTTTACCCAGGGGCACCAGGATCAAAGTTGGCTGTACGGGCACGTTAGAGCAAATTCTCCGTGGTCCCGCTGTCCTCGATGATGGCACCCACAATCTCCTGGGAGCACTGCAAACCAGTATGGGTACCCTGGGAGCACAGACCATCAAAGAGATGCAGAATGTGGAAATTGTTATTGCCCCTTCCCTGCTGACGGAGGGTAAAGTCTATCAAAAAGCACAGCAGCTAGGCATGGGTAAGTAAAGGCAGGAGGATCGTAAATTGCGATCCTTTCCCCCGCTCACTTGTCACTGTGACATCACCCCCCAGAAGCTGGCAGTATTTCTTGGTGATCGCCAAACCCAAACCCGTCCCTTCATATTTGCGGCGGGTAGAGTCATCAATTTGGACAAAGGGTTGAAATAATTTACTCAAATTAGCTGGGTCAATACCAATCCCTGTGTCCACTACGCGGAAATAGATATAGTCGGCATCAGTCTCCACTACCAGCTTGACTGTACCTCTAGGAGTAAACTTATTAGCGTTGCTTAACAGATTGACTAAACACTGGCGCAATTTTGCTCGATCGGTCACAATCGTTTCTATTTCTGTTTTTATTTCCACAAAGAATTGGTTACCCGCTTGCAGGCACTGGGGTTGTATATTTTGGCTAATTTCTGCTATGAACTGGCATAAATCAAAGGGGGCACTATCGATCGTGACATCTCCAGCTTCGAGGCGGCACATATCTAAAATATTGTTGACAATAGTGAGCAACCGTTTACCTGCCTGGCTAATTTTTTCTAGGTCTTGGCTCAACTCTAAATTGCCCGTTAGTTCTGCCTCCTCCTGCAAAATGTCGGCATAGTTGATGATGGCATTGAGGGGTGTACGGAGTTCATGACTCATGTTAGACATGAATGTATTTTTCGCTTGGTTTGCCTGCTCTGCTGCGATTTTGGCAGACTTTAATTCCATTTCTGTATGTTTTTTCGCTGTAATATCTTGACAAGCAATAAGAAAATTGTCCTGCTGATTTAGTTTGATCATCCGTAAAGAAACATTCAGCCAGAGACGTTTGCCATTAGTGCATTGGGCATAGAGTTCTTGATTTGCCACATAGCCTTGGGCTAAGCCAGTCATAATTAATTGCTTGGCACCAATTTCATCGTAGAACAGGGATAGTAAATCTCTACCAATCAGTTGGGAAGCAGGCTCAGCTAAGATTTCCCCTAGGGCATGATTAGCATAGATAATATGCCGATCGTTACAGCGTACTAAAATAACACCAATAGGTATGGCTTCTGCCAAAGTGCTAAATAGCTTTTGCTGTTCTGCCCTTGCATCCAGATTCTCTGTATAGAGAAGGTCGCTGATGATGTCACCATGCTTGGTAGCACTTTCCAATAAATTTTCCAAGTCCTGCTTGTCTCTTTGTAAGACTTCCACTAGAGACCGCAACATGTATTCTGATTGCAAGAGAGCCACTTCTTTTTGCTGGCGTAGTTCAATTTCCTGTTTTAATAACTTGGTCGTTTGTAGGAGTTCTGCTTCGATGCGATCGGAATGGTTAATCGTAATTTCCTGCAGTAATTCTAGGTCGCGTTTCTCACTTTCTAGGACTGATATGCGTTGCTGGAGCGCTAAAATCTGGCTAACCAACTTGGCTTTCTCTGTGTCCATAGCTGTCGTTGCCCCCTCGCCTGCCTGATCATACAGTATTCTTACTCAGCTGCCAAGTAAACGATCGTAATTCCATCCCGCACAGGTAGTAAGACTTGGCATACCCGTCGATCTTGGGCAACTAATTGATTGAACTGGTGCACAGCTAAAGCGGTAGGATTTGGTTCAGGTTGCCACACTTCCCCATGAAATAAAGTGTTGTCAGCACAGAGAATACCACCCGGTCGGAGTAGATTATGGTCAAGAATTGTCTGGTAATAGTTGCAATAGTTGCGTTTATCGGCATCGAGAAATACTAGGTCAAATTGTTGATTTTCTTGGATGAGGACTTGCAGTGTGTCAGCAATTAGACCGACCCGCAATTGAATTTTTTGCCCCCAGGGAACCCGATCGAAATTAGCTTGGGCTTGACCATCCCGATCGCAGGTAATTACCAGACCGTCAGGGGGCAAAACTTCTGCCATAGCGAGAGCTGAGTAACCAGTTAAAGTGCCTAATTCCAATACCCGCCTCGCCCCCATAGTTCGGATCAAAATTTGCAGGAGTTGGGTAATTAACTGCCCTGATACCATGTTTCTAGGGGCTGTTTGTGCCTCGATTTCCTGACGGTAAGTCGGTACAGGGGTAGTCATCTGGTGACAATAAGCTTGCCCCTTTTCGGCTTGACTAATTAAATCCTCCACCCTTGCGCCTGAGCGCAATTGATCTAGATACCAGGGAAACAATTACTGCCTCTGTAGATACTCTGCTACTGTTTTCGCCACGATTTCGGAAACTACTGTTCCTTCTTCCACCGCCTTGATTGCTTCTGCTTCTAATTTCTCCACAGTGTCAGCGGGCAAATTCAATAACTTTAGCAACTTTTGATAGGCAGCGGCTTCTTCCATATTGATACGGGGTTCATCGGGGGTGCGGCGGCTGCAGTAAATCACTTCATAGCCCAATTTGAGCACTAATTCCCGATCGGTTTGGGTCTCTAGTTTGGGAATTGACTCTTCCAGGGGAATGCGTTGTTGAATGTAATCTTGGAGTTCTCCCACCAGTTGTTCTCGATGGGCAGGGGTAACGGCAAACAATTCACTTAGTTTTTCCAAGAGGAGAGTCAACTCCTGGGGTTCTAACTGTCCGTCCGCCCATGCCATAGAAGCCACAACGCGCAGTAAATTCATTTGGCGGGGTGTAATCGAGGGGGGAGGTACCGATGTCATAACTTTTCACCAAAGCTATTGTTCATCATCAACAGAAATTGACCAGCCTGCCCAATTCTTAACAAAATTACACAAGCAAGCTTTCCAGGTCTCCGATCGTTTTCGGCAACTCCTGGGTCAGAACTTCGTAACCGTTGGGGGTGACTAACACATCATCTTCAATGCGGATGCCCTTGACATCCCTAAATTCTGCCAGACGCTCCCAATTGATGAAGGGGTGATAGAGGGGGTCTTGTAGAATGTGGGGTACCTGGTAGAAACCAGGCTCGATCGTGACTACCATACCTGCTTGCAGGGGGCGATGGAGGCGTAAATATTTCCAGCCAGGCGCAGTACTTCTCTCTCTACCTGGAGCGTAACCTGCTATATCCCCTAGGTCTTCCATGTCATGCACATCTAAACCCAGTAAATGTCCTACCCCGTGGGGGAAGAAAGCGCTATGGATGTGTTTGGCTACCAACTCTGAAGGTTTGCCCCGCAGAATACCTAATTCCACCAGACCTTCGGTGAGAACAAGGCAAGCAGTGAGATGGACATCCTGATACTCCACTCCTGGGCGAACCATAGCTATGGCAGCAAGCTGGGCTTGGAGGACAATTTCGTAGATAGCTTTCTGGGTGGGAGAAAATTTGCCGCTCACGGGGTAAGTACGGGTGACATCGGTAGCCCAACCCCTAGGCACTTCCGCTCCTACATCCACCAACAGGAGGTCACCAGACTGCAGGGGGTGAGTATAGGTTTCACTGTGCAGGACTTGCCCCTGGGTAGTGACAATGCTGTTGTAGGCAGGGCTGCAATTGTGGGCGATGATTACCCCTTCTATCGCGCCTCTGACTTGGGCACAGGTCTGACTGCGGGGAGTAGCGTCCATGCCTGCTAGGTGAGCAGCGATCGTTACCTGAGCCGATCGGCGTATTTCCTGCAATGCTATTTCATCCTGGGTCAACCGGCAAGCCACAATCGCCAGAGCTAGCCTGGAGTCAAGCTGGGGTGGAGTACCAAGAATCTCCCTTTGTTCCGCTAAGACAGAGAGGACAGGTACAGTGACACTGTGGGCATACTCGGACAGCTTGGCTTTGGGGTAATAGGCATCAGCACCTATCTGGGCAGCCAGTTCTTCTCCTTTGGGGGTATCGCCGTGCCAGAGGGCATAGCTGGGGGGAGGTTCATCCCAAAACAGGGTGGTGCGACCAGGCTCCAGGGCAAGGACAGCGTTTTCTAAATTTAGACCAGCAAAATACAGGAAATGACTACTGGCACGAAAGGGATAGGTATTAGCGGGAAAGTTACGGGGTTGGCGGACACCTGACCACAGTAGTACAGGGCTATCTCCCACCAGTTCCACTAGCTTACGCCTTCTCTCCCCCAAAACAGCCATCATTGCCTTCATCCCCGCTAAATTAGGAGTAGATGTCTATAGGTACAAATAATGACCGATCGGGAAACGATTCTGCAAGCCCTGCACACCATTTCTCTCATCAAGCCAGAACAGATTGAAGATGTCACGATTAAAGACACAGGCACAGTTGGTATTATTCTCTCCCTGCCCCCCATTGACCCCAACCTGCGGGATGCGATCGTCCAGCAGTGTAAAGCCAAGGTGATGCCCCTAGAAGGCGTAAAAGATGTGTGGGTCAAAATTGGAGTTGCCCTGCCCTCAGTTCGGGAGCCGGTAGGAGGAGTTGCCCAAGTTCAGCACATTATCGCTGTTTCTAGTGGCAAGGGGGGAGTGGGTAAGACTTCTGTGGCAGTCAATCTGGCAGTAGCCCTGGCAGAAATGGGATACAAGGTGGGGCTGCTGGATGCCGACATTTACGGTCCCAATGTGCCCCTGATGCTGGGTATGCAGGATGCTTCTCTGTGGGTGGAGCGGGATGAGCAAGGGCAAGAGGTGGTCGAACCTGCCTTCAACTACGGCGTGAAAATGATTTCCATGGCGTTTCTCATCGATCGAGACCAACCTGTCATGTGGCGGGGTCCAATGCTGGATGGTATGCTCAAAAAATTCCTCCACCAAGCCAAATGGGGGGAACTGGATTTTCTGTTGGTGGATATGCCCCCTGGCACTGGCGATGTACAGATTTCCCTTGCCCAAAGCGTGCCCCTCACAGGCGCGATCGTGGTGACTACCCCCCAAACCGTAGCTCTACTTGATGCCAGAAAGGGTTTGCGGATGTTTCAGAATTTGCGCGTGCCCATCCTTGGTATTG
This region of Pseudanabaenaceae cyanobacterium SKYG29 genomic DNA includes:
- a CDS encoding GuaB3 family IMP dehydrogenase-related protein, which gives rise to MDIVIGRGRYARRAYGIDEIALVPGNRTIDPRLVNTTWELGGILREIPIIASAMDSVVDVNVAVKLTELGALGVINLDGLQTRYADPNPILDKVTQVGKEEFVPLMQSLYSEPVKPELITERIKEIKAKGGIACVSTVPANAAKYAPIAIEAGCDLFFVQSTVVSTNHLVPAQSPLLDLARFCGEMPVPVILGNCVTYEVTLELMKAGAAAVLVGIGPGAACTSRGVLGVGVPQATAIADCAAARNDFYRATGKYVPIVADGGLITGGDICKAIACGADAVMIGSPLARAQEAPGRGFHWGMATPSPVLPRGTRIKVGCTGTLEQILRGPAVLDDGTHNLLGALQTSMGTLGAQTIKEMQNVEIVIAPSLLTEGKVYQKAQQLGMGK
- a CDS encoding PAS domain-containing sensor histidine kinase; its protein translation is MDTEKAKLVSQILALQQRISVLESEKRDLELLQEITINHSDRIEAELLQTTKLLKQEIELRQQKEVALLQSEYMLRSLVEVLQRDKQDLENLLESATKHGDIISDLLYTENLDARAEQQKLFSTLAEAIPIGVILVRCNDRHIIYANHALGEILAEPASQLIGRDLLSLFYDEIGAKQLIMTGLAQGYVANQELYAQCTNGKRLWLNVSLRMIKLNQQDNFLIACQDITAKKHTEMELKSAKIAAEQANQAKNTFMSNMSHELRTPLNAIINYADILQEEAELTGNLELSQDLEKISQAGKRLLTIVNNILDMCRLEAGDVTIDSAPFDLCQFIAEISQNIQPQCLQAGNQFFVEIKTEIETIVTDRAKLRQCLVNLLSNANKFTPRGTVKLVVETDADYIYFRVVDTGIGIDPANLSKLFQPFVQIDDSTRRKYEGTGLGLAITKKYCQLLGGDVTVTSERGKGSQFTILLPLLTHA
- a CDS encoding class I SAM-dependent methyltransferase; this translates as MEDLISQAEKGQAYCHQMTTPVPTYRQEIEAQTAPRNMVSGQLITQLLQILIRTMGARRVLELGTLTGYSALAMAEVLPPDGLVITCDRDGQAQANFDRVPWGQKIQLRVGLIADTLQVLIQENQQFDLVFLDADKRNYCNYYQTILDHNLLRPGGILCADNTLFHGEVWQPEPNPTALAVHQFNQLVAQDRRVCQVLLPVRDGITIVYLAAE
- a CDS encoding TerB family tellurite resistance protein; the encoded protein is MTSVPPPSITPRQMNLLRVVASMAWADGQLEPQELTLLLEKLSELFAVTPAHREQLVGELQDYIQQRIPLEESIPKLETQTDRELVLKLGYEVIYCSRRTPDEPRINMEEAAAYQKLLKLLNLPADTVEKLEAEAIKAVEEGTVVSEIVAKTVAEYLQRQ
- a CDS encoding aminopeptidase P family protein, whose protein sequence is MMAVLGERRRKLVELVGDSPVLLWSGVRQPRNFPANTYPFRASSHFLYFAGLNLENAVLALEPGRTTLFWDEPPPSYALWHGDTPKGEELAAQIGADAYYPKAKLSEYAHSVTVPVLSVLAEQREILGTPPQLDSRLALAIVACRLTQDEIALQEIRRSAQVTIAAHLAGMDATPRSQTCAQVRGAIEGVIIAHNCSPAYNSIVTTQGQVLHSETYTHPLQSGDLLLVDVGAEVPRGWATDVTRTYPVSGKFSPTQKAIYEIVLQAQLAAIAMVRPGVEYQDVHLTACLVLTEGLVELGILRGKPSELVAKHIHSAFFPHGVGHLLGLDVHDMEDLGDIAGYAPGRERSTAPGWKYLRLHRPLQAGMVVTIEPGFYQVPHILQDPLYHPFINWERLAEFRDVKGIRIEDDVLVTPNGYEVLTQELPKTIGDLESLLV
- a CDS encoding Mrp/NBP35 family ATP-binding protein, which codes for MTDRETILQALHTISLIKPEQIEDVTIKDTGTVGIILSLPPIDPNLRDAIVQQCKAKVMPLEGVKDVWVKIGVALPSVREPVGGVAQVQHIIAVSSGKGGVGKTSVAVNLAVALAEMGYKVGLLDADIYGPNVPLMLGMQDASLWVERDEQGQEVVEPAFNYGVKMISMAFLIDRDQPVMWRGPMLDGMLKKFLHQAKWGELDFLLVDMPPGTGDVQISLAQSVPLTGAIVVTTPQTVALLDARKGLRMFQNLRVPILGIVENMSYFVPPDLPDRQYDIFGSGGGTKTAKELGIPLLGCIPLEMQLRESSDKGVPMVLAQPQSPSAQALKQVAQALCQRVFAP